The genome window TTTTCAGCTTTCGGCTTACAAATTGATGAATCAGCTGCTGAAAACGATAGATGTTGCCCGGGGAAGGGAATCTTTTGTGGCGGTGGCATCACAGATAGAAGCAGATATACATATTATCGGGATTAATTCGGATTTATTTTTTACGGTAAATGAAAATAAAGCGACCTACGAAACATTGAAAGAACACAAGAAAAACGTCACGTTTCAGGAGATTGATTCCATTCATGGGCATGATGCTTTCCTGATTGAATATAAACAATTGGACAGCTTGCTTAAAGGTGTTTTTTAGAAGCAAAATGATTGTGGTTTTGCAGAAAAGCTGTGGATAACTGCTCGCGTGAGGGATAGAAGCAAGCTACCAACGTAGCGCGGATAGCCCGACAGCATCCCGATAAAAGGGCGAGTAAAGACAAAGTGAAGTTGCCCTTTTTATCGGGATGGTGGCACGCCCAATTAATGATTATAAAAGGAGAAAAAGATATAAAAGAATTGGTCGAAATAAGATTTTGACTTAAAAGAGTAGAACAATGAAAATATTAAAATTTGGAGGAAAGTCTTTGTCAAACGGAGACGGAATCAATAAAGTGGTTGCAATTATTGAGAGTAAGGTGAAAGCAGGCGAGCAGATTGCGATAGTAGTTTCGGCACGCGGGAATGCCACAGATGAATTGGAAGCAATATTGGCGCTTGCTTCAAAAAATGGGGATTACAAACCGCTTTTTGAGGATTTTAAAAAATATCAGCAGGATGTTTATGCAGACGTAGATTTGTCTGAAGAGTTCAGCAAGCTGGAAAAATTATTTGAAGGCGTGAGCCTCATTGGGGATTACAGCGTGAAAATTAAGGATGAGGTTTTGTCTAAAGGCGAACTGATTTCGGCTAAATTATTGACCGCGATTTTGGTAAAAAAAGGTATAAAAGCCAATTTTGCCGACACTAGAGAATTGATAAAAACCGATTCGAATTATGGTGATGCACAGCCTGTGGAGCAATTGTCAAAGAAGAATGTGGTGGCTTATTTTAAGGAACACAATGGCGAGACGGTGAATGTTGTTACGGGCTTTATAGGTTCCAATAGTAAAAACGAAGCAACGACTCTGGGCAGGAACGGCAGTAATTACACGGCTTCACTGCTTGCAAATTATCTGGATGCAAAAGAGCTTCAGAATTACACGCACGTTGATGGAATCTATACTGCAAACCCTGATTTGGTTTTTGATGCTAAAAAAATTGATCATTTGACGTTTAATGAAGCGAATGAGCTGGCCAATTTTGGAGCAACCATTTTGCATGCAAAGACGATTATTCCGTTGCTGGAAAAAAATATTCCGCTTCGTATTTTAAATACGTTCAATCATGAAAATCAAGGAACTTTAATTACGTCAAATGCTAATAAGGAAGGAATTAAAACACTTTCGGTTCTTGAGAACGTGGCTTTGGTGAATCTGGAAGGAAGAGGACTGCTTGGTAAAACTGGTGTCGATGCCCGAATTTTTAAAGTGATGGGCGACAACGAAATCAGTGTGAGTATCATTTCGCAGGGTTCATCCGAAAGGGGAATCGGAATTGTGGTCGATGCCGATAAAGCGACCCGAGCGATGATTGAACTGGAAAAAGAATTTGAAAACGATTTTTATTCCAAAGACGTCAATAAAATTACGGTTACCGATAATGTTTCGGTGATTTCGATTATTGGCCAGGATTTGAGCACGTTTCACAAACCTTATACAGCTTTGATTAAAAACAAAATTGTTCCTATCCTTTTCAACAATACGGTTACGGGGAAAAACGTGAGTTTGGTGGTGAGAAAATCCGAGCTGAACAAGGCATTGAACGTAATTCACGGAGAGATTTTTGGAGTTTCCAAGAAAATAAACATTGCAGTTTTTGGTCATGGATTGGTAGGCGGAACGCTGATTAACCAAATATTGGAATCGGCTGGAGCTATCGAAAAGCGTAAGGGAATTAAACTGAATGTTTTTGCGATTGCTAATTCCAAAAGCCTGCTTTTGAATAAAGACGGAGTTTCGCCAAACTGGAGAAATGAAATTCAAAACAATGGAGTTGCTTATACGATTGATGATGTTATCGCTTTCGCTAATGATAATCATTTGGAGAATTTGATTGCCATTGACAATTCAGCAAGTAAATCTTTTGTTGAGAATTATATTAAACTGGCAGAAAATAGTTTTGACCTAATTTCATCCAATAAAGTGGCGAATACGTTGAGTTATTCATTTTACAAACAATTGCGTCAGGTATTGGAAGACAACCAAAAAACATATTTGTATGAAACAAATGTAGGTGCAGGTTTGCCATTGATTGATACGATAAAATTATTACATCTTTCGGGTGAAAACATCACGAAGATAAAAGGGGTTTTCTCAGGGACTTTGAGTTATCTGTTTAATAATTTTTCTGCCAAAGACGCTCCGTTCAGCGAAATATTGAAAGAAGCTATCGATAATGGTTACACAGAACCAGACCCAAGAGAAGACCTTTGTGGAAACGACGTGGGAAGAAAATTATTGATTTTGGCTAGAGAATTAGACTTACAGAATGAGTTTGAAGAGATTTCAATTCAGAATTTAATTCCAGAGCATTTACGTGAAGGAGAAGTTTCGGATTTCTTAAATAAACTGAAAGAGTTTGATCCGATTTATGATAAAATTAAAGCCGACCAACAGCCAAACCACGTGTTAAGATACATTGGTGAATTATCGGGTGATTTGCAAAATGACAAAGGAAATTTAGAAGTAAAATTAGTTTCAGTACCAAAAGACACTGCACTAGGCGGATTGAAAGGTTCGGATTCGTTCTTCGAAATTTACACAGAATCGTATGGTGACAGACCAATCGTGATTCAAGGAGCTGGAGCAGGATCTGCTGTAACTGCGAGAGGTGTTTTTGGAGATATTTTGAGATTATCGGATAAAGGGTAAAGGATTTTAGATTGCAGGTTTTTGATTTTAGATTTCAGATTGCAGGATAATGATAACCGTTGAATCTGCGTTTGAAAAACGTATTATTCACATTAAAAAATAGCTATGGTTGAAGTTTTTAGTGGTTCGTATTTTGAGGCAATGAACGTTAGAAATTTATTGGAAGGAAATGAAATTTCAGTTTTTGCTCAAAATGAATACATGTCAAATATTGAGCCTTGGGCTGTTACTTCGGGAGGGTTGAATCCTGTAAAGCTTCAGGTTAATGAATCTGATAAGGAAGCATCAAGGACAATAATTGAAGATTATTTAAAGGGTAATAATAATTTAGAGACTGAGGATAAATAAAAATAACAAAACTCCTGCTTTGGCTTTCCTCTCCTTTGGAGAGTTGGGGGTGAGGAAATAACAACAATAAAAATGAAAATAACACTTAACAGAGTAAACGATAACTTCCATTTTGAGTTAAAAAACGAACGCGGTCACATCGTAAATATTGATGCAAGACCAGAATTTGGAGGAAATGATATGGGACCAAGCCCAATGGAATTAGTATTGATGGGCGTTGCAGGATGCAGCGGTATCGATATGATTTCGATTCTAAAAAAACAGCGCCAGGAAATCACTTCTTTCAAAGCTGAGGTTGAAGGGGAACGTGTACAGGTAGGTGAAGCAAAACCATTTAAAGATATTTATGTGGTTTTTTCTTTGGAAGGAAATATTAAAGAAGACAAAGCGGCCAAAGCGGCACAATTATCATTCGATAAATACTGTTCAGTTTCTAAAACTGTAGAACCAACAGCAACAATACACTATAAAGTAGTTTTGAACGGAGTGGAATTAGCCAAAATCTAAAGACATTCATAAACTAAAAAACATACAAACAAAAAAACATGAACGAACAAGAATTTGGTTTTGAAACCGAAGCCATCCGCGGTCAAATAGAAAGAACTCAATATTTAGAGCATTCAGTTCCCTTATATTTAACATCCAGTTTTGTATTTGAAGATGCCGAAGACATGCGTGCTTCTTTTGCAGATGAAAAAGATCGTAATATTTACAGCCGATACAGCAATCCGAATACGAACGAATTTATAGATAAAATCTGCAGAATGGAAGGTGCTGAGGCAGGTTTCGCATTTGCATCGGGTATGGCTGCGGTGTATTCTACTTTTATGGCTCTGCTGAAATCAGGAGATCATATTGTGTCTTCTAGCAGTGTTTTTGGGACAACTCATTCTTTGTTTATGAATTATTATCCAAAATGGGGTATTGAAACATCTTATTTTGACCTTACTAAACCAGAAACCATTGAAGGTTTGATACAGTCAAATACAAAGATACTTTTTGCTGAATCACCGACTAATCCAGCTGTTGATATTATTGATTTAGAGCTTTTGGGAAATATTGCCAAAAAGCACAACTTGATTTTGATTATCGATAACTGTTTCGCTACGCCATACATTCAGCAGCCTATAAAATGGGGTGCGCATTTGGTTATCCATTCGGCAACTAAATTAATTGACGGTCAAGGAAGAGTTTTGGGCGGAATCACAGTAGGTAACGCCGATCTGATTAAAGATATTTACCTGTTTTCACGACTTACAGGTCCTGCATTATCACCTTTTAATGCGTGGGTATTGTCAAAAAGTTTGGAGACTTTGGCAGTCCGTGTCGAAAGACATTGCGAAAATGCATTGAAAGTGGCTGAGTTTCTGGAAAAACATCCAAACGTAAACAGCGTGAAATATCCGTTCCTGAAATCGCATCCACAGTATGAAATCGCTCAAAAACAAATGAAATTAGGAGGTAATATTGTTGCGTTCGAAGTGAAAGGTGGCATTGAAGCGGGAAGAGCATTTTTAAACAAAATAAAATTATGTTCATTGTCGCCAAATTTAGGTGATACCAGAACAATTGTAACGCATCCGGCCTCTACAACTCACAGTAAATTAACCGTTGAAGAGCGTCTTGCCGTGAGCATAACAGATGGTTTGGTTCGTGTGTCCGTAGGATTGGAAACCGTAGAAGATGTAATCGCCGATTTGGAGCAGGCGCTTTCTTAAATGAAGCCATTCTTTTTTTAAGTTCTATTTTTTTGATTTAAAAAGAGTATATTCGTACGTAATAAAAATAGTATAATCGATTATATTTGATTTTAAACATGAAAAACACTACATATATTCTTGATGAAAAATTATTAGTATCCGGCGGGAAAAGATTCTTGAATTATATTTTAGATTTATCTTTTTATGTAATATTTATTGTTTTTTTGGCATTTATAACGGCTGTCATTGCTACGTTATTAGGTTTAACAAATGTACTTCTTTGGATGCAGAATATTTCTGATTTACAATCGAATATAATAGCCGTTATTGTAATGATAATCTATTATGTACTTACAGAAGGAATACTAGGCAGGTCACTTGCAAAATTTATAACGGGGACTATAGTAGTAGATGAAAATGGTGAGAAACCATCATTTGGAATTTTTTTTCAAAGAACACTATGTCGTTTAATTCCATTTGAAGCTTTTTCTTTTTTAGGTAATTCAGGAAGAGGCTGGCATGATTCTATCTCAGATACATATGTTGTTGATAAAAAAGAATTAGAAAAAAGTCTAAGAATATTTAATGAAATGGATCAAATAGGTGAAGTTTCATAAGTAAATATAATTATAGCAATAGCCCACGGTTTCAGCCGTGGGTTTATTGATTTTATACTATTCATTTATTCAATAATGAAACCAAGATTAATCATTTTATCGGATTTATGGGGAAAGGAAAAATCTAATTGGGTTTCATTTTATACTGAATTATTAAAGGACAAGTTCGAAATTCAATATTATGACTGCTGTGAATTGGCAGAAATTGACAAAACCGAATATTTCGAAGAAAATCTCCATAATCAGTTTATTAATGGCGGGATAGAAAAAGCAGTTGCGAATCTTTTGAAAGCAGGAAATAATGAAATTGATATTCTGGCCTTTAGTATTGGCGGTACAATTGCATGGAAAGCGGTTTTAAAAGGACTGAATATTAGAAGTTTTTTTGCTGTTTCATCAACACGCCTGCGTTATGAGAATGAAACTCCGAAAGGAAGAATAAAACTCTATTACGGAGAAAATGACAGCAATAAGCCAAAGAGTGATTGGTTTCAAAAAAAATCCATAGCTTTTGAAATCATAAAAAATAAAGAACATGATTTTTATACAGATAAAGATTTCGCGATTGAAATCTGTAATGATTTTTTAAAATAATTTCATACAACTGACTTACAAAAGGATAAAGTTTGTAGTTTCGCAAATATATTTTAAAAATGATTTTTTATATTCAAAAAAATCTGAAATCTAAATTCTAAAATCTGCAATCTTAGATCAACATGCTTTCAAAGAAAACAAAATACGGAATAAAAGCACTGACTTTTCTGGCTAGACGCGAGAATAAAGAGCCTGTTGCCATTGCTGATATTGCTCAAAGCGAGCACATTTCGATAAAATTTCTGGAAAGTATTTTGTTATTGCTTAGAAACTCCGGTTTCCTTGGTGCCAAAAAAGGAAAAGGAGGCGGCTACTACCTGATAAAAGACCCAAAAGACATTAGTATGGCCAAAGTATACCGCATCCTTGAAGGTCCCATTGCCTTGCTTCCTTGTGCAAGTCACAATTTTTATGAAAGATGTGATGATTGTGATGACGAAATAACCTGTGGCGCTCG of Flavobacterium marginilacus contains these proteins:
- the thrA gene encoding bifunctional aspartate kinase/homoserine dehydrogenase I, with translation MKILKFGGKSLSNGDGINKVVAIIESKVKAGEQIAIVVSARGNATDELEAILALASKNGDYKPLFEDFKKYQQDVYADVDLSEEFSKLEKLFEGVSLIGDYSVKIKDEVLSKGELISAKLLTAILVKKGIKANFADTRELIKTDSNYGDAQPVEQLSKKNVVAYFKEHNGETVNVVTGFIGSNSKNEATTLGRNGSNYTASLLANYLDAKELQNYTHVDGIYTANPDLVFDAKKIDHLTFNEANELANFGATILHAKTIIPLLEKNIPLRILNTFNHENQGTLITSNANKEGIKTLSVLENVALVNLEGRGLLGKTGVDARIFKVMGDNEISVSIISQGSSERGIGIVVDADKATRAMIELEKEFENDFYSKDVNKITVTDNVSVISIIGQDLSTFHKPYTALIKNKIVPILFNNTVTGKNVSLVVRKSELNKALNVIHGEIFGVSKKINIAVFGHGLVGGTLINQILESAGAIEKRKGIKLNVFAIANSKSLLLNKDGVSPNWRNEIQNNGVAYTIDDVIAFANDNHLENLIAIDNSASKSFVENYIKLAENSFDLISSNKVANTLSYSFYKQLRQVLEDNQKTYLYETNVGAGLPLIDTIKLLHLSGENITKIKGVFSGTLSYLFNNFSAKDAPFSEILKEAIDNGYTEPDPREDLCGNDVGRKLLILARELDLQNEFEEISIQNLIPEHLREGEVSDFLNKLKEFDPIYDKIKADQQPNHVLRYIGELSGDLQNDKGNLEVKLVSVPKDTALGGLKGSDSFFEIYTESYGDRPIVIQGAGAGSAVTARGVFGDILRLSDKG
- a CDS encoding DUF2007 domain-containing protein, yielding MVEVFSGSYFEAMNVRNLLEGNEISVFAQNEYMSNIEPWAVTSGGLNPVKLQVNESDKEASRTIIEDYLKGNNNLETEDK
- a CDS encoding OsmC family protein, with product MKITLNRVNDNFHFELKNERGHIVNIDARPEFGGNDMGPSPMELVLMGVAGCSGIDMISILKKQRQEITSFKAEVEGERVQVGEAKPFKDIYVVFSLEGNIKEDKAAKAAQLSFDKYCSVSKTVEPTATIHYKVVLNGVELAKI
- a CDS encoding trans-sulfuration enzyme family protein → MNEQEFGFETEAIRGQIERTQYLEHSVPLYLTSSFVFEDAEDMRASFADEKDRNIYSRYSNPNTNEFIDKICRMEGAEAGFAFASGMAAVYSTFMALLKSGDHIVSSSSVFGTTHSLFMNYYPKWGIETSYFDLTKPETIEGLIQSNTKILFAESPTNPAVDIIDLELLGNIAKKHNLILIIDNCFATPYIQQPIKWGAHLVIHSATKLIDGQGRVLGGITVGNADLIKDIYLFSRLTGPALSPFNAWVLSKSLETLAVRVERHCENALKVAEFLEKHPNVNSVKYPFLKSHPQYEIAQKQMKLGGNIVAFEVKGGIEAGRAFLNKIKLCSLSPNLGDTRTIVTHPASTTHSKLTVEERLAVSITDGLVRVSVGLETVEDVIADLEQALS
- a CDS encoding RDD family protein, which produces MKNTTYILDEKLLVSGGKRFLNYILDLSFYVIFIVFLAFITAVIATLLGLTNVLLWMQNISDLQSNIIAVIVMIIYYVLTEGILGRSLAKFITGTIVVDENGEKPSFGIFFQRTLCRLIPFEAFSFLGNSGRGWHDSISDTYVVDKKELEKSLRIFNEMDQIGEVS
- a CDS encoding alpha/beta hydrolase; this translates as MKPRLIILSDLWGKEKSNWVSFYTELLKDKFEIQYYDCCELAEIDKTEYFEENLHNQFINGGIEKAVANLLKAGNNEIDILAFSIGGTIAWKAVLKGLNIRSFFAVSSTRLRYENETPKGRIKLYYGENDSNKPKSDWFQKKSIAFEIIKNKEHDFYTDKDFAIEICNDFLK
- a CDS encoding RrF2 family transcriptional regulator, translated to MLSKKTKYGIKALTFLARRENKEPVAIADIAQSEHISIKFLESILLLLRNSGFLGAKKGKGGGYYLIKDPKDISMAKVYRILEGPIALLPCASHNFYERCDDCDDEITCGARRLMTQVRDNTLKVLENNTLADIAF